In the Moraxella osloensis genome, one interval contains:
- a CDS encoding chaperone modulator CbpM — protein MAQTTNTDLSLRLTLDDLIMASSWDKSWVLALMDEDIIYAETPAIDSQPYFNSAQLTTVRLASRLRRDFDASPQAIGLILSLLDELRPLRQLQRQITLTRMVHDVDDS, from the coding sequence ATGGCTCAAACCACCAATACGGATTTATCATTACGGTTAACCCTAGATGACTTGATTATGGCGAGTAGTTGGGATAAAAGCTGGGTATTAGCGCTAATGGATGAAGATATTATTTATGCTGAAACGCCTGCCATCGACAGCCAGCCCTATTTTAATAGCGCACAACTGACCACAGTGCGCCTTGCCTCACGCCTACGCCGTGATTTTGATGCCAGTCCGCAAGCGATTGGCTTGATACTATCGCTGCTTGACGAGCTAAGACCGCTTCGACAGTTACAGCGGCAAATCACGCTCACGCGAATGGTTCATGATGTGGATGACAGCTAG
- a CDS encoding DUF305 domain-containing protein, which yields MANTAPPILLVIAVISMIGCEQSDSQQPAPPTAAAVSAPQEFDDKPLPQVLDTQAINKNMLTVSQLAQGYVMPDSSTINDYQEAYFTVIKQPSIDAAAASDPNALNQFDYIPISPDMIFVKTMLSHFDETIALASIEQRYGKNPELLGLARDIISSRQNESQILQNWLAMQLIQNTADPNQPMADSVAAQQEIDSIIDDMQQEMVDTVMTKNADQAFAQTVLIHHKGAIAFSQVVAKYGNDDKVRSLTNTLIDTQQAEIQLLQNWLRNHGYAQ from the coding sequence ATGGCCAACACCGCACCACCAATCTTGCTTGTCATCGCAGTTATCAGCATGATTGGTTGTGAGCAATCGGATTCTCAGCAGCCAGCACCCCCTACCGCTGCCGCCGTGAGCGCGCCCCAAGAATTTGATGATAAACCATTGCCCCAAGTATTAGACACACAGGCAATCAATAAAAACATGCTTACCGTCAGTCAACTGGCACAAGGCTATGTGATGCCTGACTCAAGTACCATCAATGACTATCAAGAAGCGTATTTTACTGTCATCAAGCAGCCAAGCATCGATGCGGCTGCAGCGAGTGACCCAAACGCCCTCAATCAATTTGACTATATACCTATCTCGCCTGATATGATTTTTGTCAAAACTATGTTGAGTCATTTTGATGAAACCATCGCGCTTGCCAGTATTGAGCAGCGATACGGCAAAAACCCTGAACTGCTAGGTTTAGCCCGAGACATTATCAGCTCACGCCAAAATGAATCACAAATATTACAGAATTGGCTTGCCATGCAACTGATTCAAAACACCGCGGACCCTAATCAGCCGATGGCAGATAGTGTGGCAGCCCAGCAAGAAATCGATAGTATTATCGATGATATGCAGCAAGAAATGGTGGACACGGTCATGACTAAAAACGCCGACCAAGCGTTTGCCCAAACCGTGCTGATTCATCATAAAGGCGCGATTGCATTCTCACAAGTGGTTGCCAAATATGGTAACGATGACAAAGTGCGTAGCCTTACCAATACCCTAATCGATACCCAACAAGCCGAAATTCAACTTCTACAAAATTGGCTCCGTAACCATGGGTACGCCCAATAA
- a CDS encoding DNA glycosylase yields MSADLLTDPRVEAHPFGNFFFADTKVLMMGTMPPTPDKWCMAFHYPNFYNDMWRIMGKVFFDDIDYFRVGEEKRFDAEKIKAFLQAYKIGECPSVTHVIREKGNAADEHLTVVATVDLGKVLAQLEQVKWIYTTGGKATEVLIALVNQSISDPTSPYFDPSQTSYKLPKTNQFLEVNAFGRTFGIYRLPSTSRAYPQSLEKKVAAYRAFFTLAGILPASGS; encoded by the coding sequence ATGTCTGCTGATTTATTGACTGACCCGCGTGTCGAAGCCCATCCGTTTGGTAACTTCTTTTTTGCTGATACCAAAGTCTTGATGATGGGTACCATGCCGCCCACACCTGATAAATGGTGTATGGCATTTCATTACCCCAACTTTTATAATGATATGTGGCGTATCATGGGCAAGGTGTTTTTTGATGATATCGATTATTTTCGAGTCGGTGAAGAAAAACGCTTTGATGCCGAAAAAATTAAAGCATTTTTACAGGCTTATAAAATCGGTGAATGTCCCTCAGTCACTCATGTCATCCGCGAAAAAGGCAATGCGGCTGATGAACATTTAACCGTGGTTGCTACAGTTGATTTGGGTAAAGTTTTGGCACAGCTTGAGCAGGTCAAGTGGATTTATACCACCGGTGGCAAAGCCACAGAAGTGCTGATAGCGCTGGTGAACCAAAGCATCAGTGACCCCACTTCACCCTATTTTGATCCCAGCCAAACATCCTATAAACTGCCAAAAACCAATCAGTTTCTTGAAGTTAACGCTTTTGGGCGAACATTTGGTATTTATCGGTTGCCATCGACCTCGCGCGCTTACCCACAAAGCTTGGAGAAAAAAGTAGCCGCTTATCGGGCGTTTTTTACCTTGGCGGGAATATTGCCCGCAAGCGGCAGCTAG
- the lptG gene encoding LPS export ABC transporter permease LptG, whose translation MILSYYVKKQALFAMTGAIIGLWLLKVVFDYLAELQDLNDHYNYLDALRFIAYSAPSDLLDYMPFGTLLGAVVGLGLLANTSELTVIQAAGISRFKIVGWVMQPAILFVIIGLLLGQYVVPASNQLAHQVKHDKPLLSSAINGYWDKQANRIINIDYANTKGELKNIKVWQLDDNAHIQQVLQADTGSFVSQNTADKTSGWQLQQIKQLTIAADGHSQLTTIPTMTLQLPIEPSAIYLLTRSPDNMSVTELWQHQQLLAKDKRRSLEHEVAFWKKLLSPFAMLSLVLVACSFVFGSLRNQSLGYRIVIALLFGLVFSYLQDLVGFVSLSTGFSPFFMVLLPIIASAALGVYLIRNKN comes from the coding sequence ATGATTTTATCTTATTACGTTAAAAAACAAGCGCTTTTTGCCATGACAGGGGCTATCATTGGTCTTTGGCTACTTAAAGTCGTCTTTGATTATCTGGCAGAGTTGCAGGATCTTAATGATCATTACAATTATTTAGATGCCTTGCGTTTTATTGCTTATAGTGCACCCAGTGATTTACTCGATTATATGCCGTTTGGGACGCTGTTAGGCGCTGTCGTAGGGCTAGGCTTGCTTGCCAATACCAGTGAGTTGACGGTGATTCAAGCCGCAGGTATCAGCCGCTTTAAAATAGTCGGTTGGGTGATGCAACCAGCGATTCTTTTTGTCATTATTGGGCTATTACTTGGCCAGTATGTAGTGCCAGCTAGCAATCAGTTAGCGCACCAAGTCAAGCATGACAAGCCTTTGCTATCAAGTGCCATCAACGGTTATTGGGACAAACAAGCCAACCGCATCATCAATATTGACTATGCCAATACCAAAGGCGAGCTCAAAAACATTAAAGTTTGGCAGCTAGACGACAACGCCCATATCCAGCAAGTGCTGCAAGCCGATACTGGCAGCTTTGTCAGTCAAAATACCGCCGATAAGACATCGGGCTGGCAGCTGCAACAAATCAAACAATTAACCATCGCCGCCGATGGGCACAGTCAATTGACTACCATCCCGACTATGACGCTGCAATTACCCATTGAGCCGTCAGCGATCTATCTGTTAACACGCAGCCCTGATAACATGTCAGTGACCGAATTATGGCAGCACCAACAGCTCTTAGCCAAAGACAAACGCCGCTCGCTTGAGCATGAAGTTGCCTTTTGGAAAAAACTATTGTCACCTTTTGCCATGCTATCGCTAGTGTTGGTTGCTTGTTCATTTGTCTTTGGCTCCTTGCGTAACCAAAGTTTGGGCTATCGTATTGTGATTGCTCTGCTCTTTGGCTTGGTATTTAGTTATCTGCAAGATTTGGTCGGGTTTGTCAGTCTAAGCACGGGATTTTCACCTTTTTTTATGGTGTTATTACCGATTATTGCCAGTGCCGCGCTTGGCGTGTATTTAATTAGAAATAAAAACTGA
- the lptF gene encoding LPS export ABC transporter permease LptF → MTQQVAANTAIVLLFLMALMLGGRLIRYFGIAAEGRLDVGLLFAIIGYNIPTFLELILPLSFFIALMLVLGRMYVEQEMSVLFASGISRGRLTRLMIPLITGLFVFQMGISLWAKPWGLSNSEHIWQTQSLGSLLDLVRPKTFISSGNYHLYVDEFDKEKRELKNIYVVQQQTDKSGKIAKNDVIITATRAYQVPSKDTDSSMQLDLFQGRRYELGTNNAKYNQASFEKYRITLEKPASEKITETNVETQTTAKLLANTQKPEVKAELGYRFTMPWLIIIAAMLATPLAQVRPRQGRWLRLLPSVLIFASCAISIISLRTAIAKESISEYAYIWLIVGFIAFAFLLNWQSRVVHRVRYRRQSRQLSAGGQP, encoded by the coding sequence ATGACGCAACAAGTCGCCGCTAATACTGCGATTGTGCTGTTATTTCTGATGGCGCTGATGCTCGGCGGTCGTTTAATCCGCTATTTTGGTATCGCTGCAGAAGGCAGGCTGGATGTGGGTTTGCTATTTGCTATTATTGGCTATAACATTCCAACCTTTCTTGAGCTAATTTTACCGCTGTCATTCTTTATTGCGCTGATGCTCGTGCTCGGTCGTATGTACGTGGAGCAGGAGATGAGCGTTCTGTTTGCCAGTGGTATCAGTCGTGGCCGTTTGACACGTTTGATGATTCCACTAATTACTGGGTTATTTGTATTTCAAATGGGAATTAGTCTTTGGGCAAAACCATGGGGACTGTCTAACAGTGAGCACATTTGGCAAACCCAGTCGCTCGGTAGTTTGCTCGATTTAGTGCGTCCAAAAACCTTTATCAGCAGTGGTAACTATCACCTGTATGTCGATGAGTTTGATAAAGAAAAACGTGAACTCAAAAACATATACGTGGTGCAGCAGCAAACCGATAAAAGCGGCAAAATCGCCAAAAACGATGTTATCATCACCGCCACGCGCGCCTATCAAGTACCCAGTAAAGACACAGATAGCTCAATGCAGCTAGATTTGTTTCAGGGTCGTCGCTATGAGCTTGGCACCAACAACGCCAAATACAACCAAGCCAGTTTTGAAAAATATCGCATTACCCTAGAAAAACCTGCCAGTGAAAAAATTACCGAAACCAATGTCGAAACCCAAACTACTGCCAAACTGCTTGCCAATACCCAAAAACCCGAAGTCAAAGCCGAGCTCGGCTATCGCTTTACCATGCCGTGGCTGATTATCATTGCGGCGATGCTTGCTACCCCGCTTGCACAGGTACGCCCCCGTCAAGGACGCTGGCTTCGTTTGTTACCTTCCGTGCTCATATTTGCTAGCTGTGCGATTAGTATCATTTCGCTACGCACTGCCATTGCTAAAGAAAGCATTAGTGAGTACGCATATATTTGGCTAATCGTTGGTTTTATCGCATTTGCATTTTTGTTAAATTGGCAAAGCCGCGTGGTACATCGTGTCCGCTATCGTCGCCAAAGTCGTCAGTTGTCCGCAGGCGGTCAGCCATGA
- a CDS encoding leucyl aminopeptidase: MSLTLTLATALKKTVKNSYHVILVDDNSQTMGQLTSELQTAVNRLIEASRFKGKLADTAINYGTDNNTGLLLVGVGSQDKLNGGSLQKIAKAIYASLSSLTKSAVISLGDSMDEVSFGQLALALLNQCYTFDTYKSQKADKPTLKDVTLLVSADNQAAFDTLLQLQQATAQGQSLTKDLANQPPNVCFPAYLAEQAQSLANQYPELLTVKVLGEKDMQQLGMNCFLAVARGSAHEAKLVLLEYNGKTAKKDKNSKTKGKKSSLEQPIVLVGKGITFDSGGISLKPGLGMGEMKYDMGGAAAVMGMIKALCEARLPLQVVGALACAENMPSGTATRPGDIVTAMNGKTVEILNTDAEGRLVLCDTLVYVQRYQPKVIIDMATLTGACIVALGYVRSGLYSNNEDVIFELEQASESAYDRVWHMPLDDDYQEQLKSNMADMQNIGGMPAGSVTAACFLSKFVEDIPWAHLDIAGTAWQSGKEPTATGRPVPLLMHYLHRQAAQDAV, translated from the coding sequence ATGAGTTTGACATTGACACTAGCGACCGCGCTTAAAAAAACGGTCAAGAACAGCTATCACGTGATATTGGTAGATGACAATAGCCAAACTATGGGGCAATTAACGAGCGAGCTACAAACCGCTGTCAATCGCTTGATTGAAGCAAGTCGTTTTAAGGGTAAGCTTGCCGACACCGCAATCAATTATGGCACTGACAACAATACGGGTCTATTATTGGTTGGCGTGGGCAGTCAAGATAAATTAAACGGCGGTAGCCTGCAAAAAATTGCCAAAGCGATTTATGCAAGTTTAAGCAGTCTTACCAAATCTGCCGTTATCAGCTTAGGCGATAGTATGGATGAAGTGAGTTTTGGTCAGTTGGCGTTAGCCCTGTTGAATCAATGCTACACCTTTGATACTTATAAATCGCAAAAAGCGGATAAACCTACGCTAAAAGACGTGACCTTATTGGTCAGTGCAGACAACCAAGCCGCGTTTGACACCCTGCTACAGCTGCAACAGGCGACTGCCCAAGGTCAATCACTCACCAAAGATTTGGCAAATCAGCCACCGAATGTGTGTTTCCCTGCCTATCTTGCAGAGCAAGCGCAAAGCTTGGCAAATCAATACCCAGAGCTATTGACGGTCAAGGTATTGGGTGAAAAAGACATGCAGCAATTAGGGATGAACTGCTTTTTGGCAGTCGCTCGCGGCTCCGCGCATGAAGCTAAGCTAGTATTACTTGAGTACAATGGCAAAACTGCCAAAAAAGACAAAAACAGCAAAACCAAAGGCAAAAAATCAAGCCTAGAGCAACCGATTGTACTGGTGGGCAAAGGCATCACTTTTGACAGTGGTGGTATCTCACTCAAACCTGGTCTGGGTATGGGGGAGATGAAATACGACATGGGCGGTGCAGCTGCAGTCATGGGGATGATTAAAGCGCTATGTGAAGCGCGTCTACCGCTGCAAGTCGTTGGCGCACTCGCTTGTGCAGAGAATATGCCATCAGGAACAGCGACTCGCCCTGGCGATATCGTCACCGCCATGAATGGTAAAACCGTGGAAATCCTCAATACGGATGCCGAAGGTCGTTTGGTACTATGCGACACCTTGGTATATGTACAGCGTTATCAGCCAAAAGTGATTATCGACATGGCAACCTTGACTGGGGCGTGTATCGTGGCGCTGGGTTATGTGCGCTCAGGTCTATACAGTAACAATGAAGATGTGATTTTTGAGCTTGAACAAGCTAGCGAATCAGCGTATGACCGTGTTTGGCACATGCCACTGGATGATGACTACCAAGAGCAGCTTAAATCCAACATGGCAGATATGCAAAACATTGGCGGTATGCCAGCAGGGTCAGTCACGGCGGCGTGTTTTTTATCCAAGTTTGTTGAAGATATCCCTTGGGCGCACTTGGATATCGCAGGGACGGCATGGCAGTCGGGTAAAGAGCCAACCGCAACAGGTCGTCCAGTACCGTTATTGATGCATTATCTTCATCGTCAAGCTGCCCAAGATGCAGTCTAG
- a CDS encoding DNA polymerase III subunit chi: MMASQISFYILSPQKKQLAFVCQLISTVLAKSEDSIIVVAASELLPSLDDRLWSLSDVAFIPHQIIQQLDAFYHQKLPASVVLTDNIELVTQFDGVVINLTNEAIINTQASRLLEVIDAAPEQVESGRHKYRIYQTQLQALAISSAPTIQVFQIR; this comes from the coding sequence ATGATGGCCTCGCAAATTAGTTTTTATATTTTGTCCCCGCAAAAAAAACAGCTGGCGTTTGTCTGCCAGCTGATTTCAACCGTGCTAGCCAAAAGCGAGGATAGCATTATCGTGGTAGCAGCATCCGAGCTATTACCCTCACTTGATGACCGATTATGGTCATTGAGTGATGTGGCGTTTATTCCCCACCAAATTATCCAGCAACTTGATGCCTTTTATCACCAAAAACTCCCTGCCAGTGTGGTACTTACTGATAATATTGAACTCGTCACCCAATTTGATGGCGTCGTCATCAATCTCACCAACGAAGCAATTATAAATACCCAAGCTAGCCGCCTGCTAGAAGTCATCGACGCCGCCCCCGAACAGGTTGAAAGTGGTCGTCACAAATACCGCATTTATCAAACACAATTACAAGCCCTAGCAATTAGCAGCGCACCTACCATCCAAGTTTTTCAAATCCGATAA
- the sstT gene encoding serine/threonine transporter SstT, producing MLKLIQAYQRVGLVPLIVIGLILGILVGSLANPTIIGGLSMSVAQTISILGALFVGALKAIAPLLVFILIIAAISQHKSGTQVNVRSTLILYMAGTFLAALTAVVASFLFPTELILKAGEISQTPPSSLAEVIKALLTNMVENPVKSIVNANYMGVLSWAAILGLALRHASEHTKQMINDLAEAVSSVVKWVIWFAPLGVFGLVTQTIAETGLSVLLSYARLLAVLVGSMVFIALVVNPLIVFVKTRKNPYPLVFTCLKESGITAFFTRSSAANIPVNLNLAHKLGLHEDTYSITIPLGATINMAGAAITINVMTLAAAHTLGIHVDFGSALLLAVVSTLAAAGASGVAGGSLLLIPLACSFFNIPDTIAMQVVAIGFIIGVVQDSVETALNSSTDVLFTAAADPKYAYHR from the coding sequence ATGTTAAAGCTTATCCAAGCGTATCAGCGCGTGGGGTTGGTGCCTTTGATTGTGATAGGGCTGATACTTGGTATTTTAGTCGGTTCATTAGCCAATCCGACTATCATCGGCGGTTTATCCATGAGTGTGGCGCAAACCATCTCAATTTTGGGTGCGTTGTTTGTCGGTGCGTTAAAAGCGATTGCACCGTTGTTGGTGTTTATCTTAATCATTGCCGCTATCAGTCAGCATAAATCAGGCACTCAGGTTAATGTCCGCTCAACCTTGATACTGTATATGGCAGGTACGTTCTTGGCAGCTTTGACTGCCGTCGTGGCAAGCTTTTTATTCCCAACTGAATTGATTTTAAAAGCCGGTGAAATCAGTCAGACGCCACCGTCATCCTTAGCAGAAGTGATAAAAGCACTATTGACCAACATGGTGGAAAATCCTGTCAAATCGATCGTCAATGCCAACTACATGGGCGTGCTTTCTTGGGCGGCGATTTTGGGTCTTGCCTTGCGCCATGCCTCAGAACATACCAAGCAAATGATTAACGATTTAGCGGAAGCGGTCTCAAGCGTGGTCAAATGGGTAATTTGGTTTGCGCCATTGGGCGTGTTTGGCTTGGTGACACAAACCATCGCTGAAACGGGTCTGTCGGTGTTATTAAGTTATGCCCGTTTGCTAGCGGTGTTGGTCGGCTCTATGGTGTTCATCGCGTTGGTTGTAAACCCGTTGATTGTGTTTGTCAAAACCCGCAAAAATCCTTATCCACTGGTGTTTACCTGCCTTAAAGAAAGTGGCATTACCGCCTTCTTTACTCGCAGTTCAGCCGCCAATATTCCTGTGAATCTAAACCTTGCGCATAAGTTAGGTTTGCATGAAGATACCTATTCAATCACTATTCCACTAGGTGCCACCATTAATATGGCAGGGGCAGCGATTACCATCAATGTCATGACATTGGCAGCGGCACATACGTTAGGTATTCACGTGGACTTCGGGTCTGCGCTGTTGTTAGCGGTGGTGTCTACCTTAGCTGCGGCGGGGGCATCGGGTGTTGCAGGGGGTTCATTGCTATTGATACCATTGGCCTGTAGTTTCTTTAATATTCCTGACACCATTGCCATGCAGGTAGTCGCCATCGGCTTTATTATTGGGGTAGTACAAGACT